The Argentina anserina chromosome 5, drPotAnse1.1, whole genome shotgun sequence genome includes the window GGCTGTGGAGGAAGAAACAGGAGGTGGTTGATTGGGTCGGTGAGCCAAGCACTCAATCACCGTATTTTTTAGGGAAGCAAAACCGGCCTCTATGTGTATTTGAAAATCTGTCTGGGCTTGGAGCAGATCTTCATGTTGAGCCTGCAAAAGCTCAAGGGTGAGGGGTGGTGGCGGCAGAGCTGGTGGTGGTGGGGTCGTCAGTGTTGTTGCAACGGAGGTGGAGGAGGGGGGAAGAGGTGGGATGCTAGAATTGGAGAAGGGCAGGGAAGGGATTGGGTTCTGTGGATTGCGCATGGCTCTGATTACCAAATGATATGATCAATCTAACAGAAAGATAAAAAGGCAATAGATTTGAATAAAGGAAAAGAACTGCAGCAACATAAGGGTAATAGAAGGCAATTGATTCAAAATAGTTCTTCAATATTCATTCATGCCTTCACGAGAAGGAAAAAACAAGCCTAAATAGGCCTTGTTCTTACAAGCGTGCCTAGCACATGCTACTagcaaacaaaagaaacagaTCTACCCCAAAGTAAACAGTAATAAGGTTGCAGACGTATCAAAAAGCGAACAATTTTGTAGGTGTTTGGTTATATTATCGAATCCCATACCATAACAACCAATGCTTACTTCATAATCTTTCTGTAGCTTGTTTGATGTTATCGGTTGGGAGAGTTAAAACTTGTCTGAGAAGAGGATTGACCAACAAACAATTTCCAACTTCGGAGCTGGACATGCAAAACAAGttgtagaaaacaaaatctatTTTCGTAGCCGCAGTAGCTACTACTTGTTGTCCAATGAGTAAATGTGAGTCCGCCTTTTGTCAAGGCAGTGCCGCCATCATATCTCAGTGATTGCAGAGTCGCATGAGTGACATGACTTTCCTCTCCCACGCGAAGAGTTGTTCGGACAAAGCACGTAAGTTGAGGTGCTCGATGAACAACATCGTTGTTGTTGACATCAATGAGTGAAAGGGTGTGCTGCCTAACGAAAGCGAGGCTGTCGACCGTGTTTAACAAGGTCTTAGACGCACATCGGATGCGACGCGGTGATTCTATCGGCAATCTCAAAAGGATAGTCACCAACATATCCATGGGTAGATCCATCAGCTGCCTCGAGATATTGCAATGCCCCTTCAATCTCTTGAAACTCACTTATACCTGCTAGCTCAAGCTTCGATCAAGATGAGATGCTACATTTTACGCTCATGATTGTTTTATACAGTAATTATGAGGGAAAACCGAATCCTTAAAAGGAACCGACAACTATCTCAATTAGGAAGTAAATTTGTTGCACACTCCTATTATGCATATCATATGCTCATCACTCTAAGTAAATATCAAGTGTCATTTTTCTTAACAAATTAACATTTAACATTTATTTAAAGTGATGGACATATTTATGatttaaacctaataaaataggCGACAGATTTATTTCCTCTCAATTAGGTATGGGATTCCACCGGGGACTGCCCATGTTCTAGATTTCGTCCaagttattattaatttatttttattttggatggttttataaattaaaaaaattgtaacaaagagaaaaacaaGTCTGAATCCTATCAAACGCCGTCATTTGTTTTCGTTTCTCCACTGCACTGCTGATACTGCTCTCTCCTCTATCTCAAGTCTCAACTTCCTCATGGCGACAGCGGTGGTGGCGGCGTCGGCAGCCGATCCCATCCGTAAGCAACCCCGTCCGGGCCGGGGCGGGTTCGAAGCCCATGGACTATCCGAAGAAGAGGCCCGCGTCCGTGCCATAGCCGAAATCGTCGGCTCCATGGTCGACCTCTCCCGGCGCGGCCAAAACGTCGACCTCAACGCCCTCAAAACTGCCGCGTGCCGCAAGTACGGCCTCGCACGCGCGCCGAAGCTGGTGGAGATGATCGCCGCGCTTCCGGAGTCGGACCGCGAGGCTCTGCTCCCCAAGCTGAAAGCCAAGCCAGTCCGAACCGCCTCCGGAATCGCCGTCGTGGCCGTGATGTCGAAGCCTCACCGGTGCCCTCACATCGCCACCACCGGGAATATTTGCGTCTACTGCCCCGGCGGGCCCGACTCGGATTTTGAGTACAGTACTCAGTCTTATACTGGATACGAGCCTACTAGCATGCGCGCCATTCGAGCCAGGTAGGGTTTCAATTAGGGTTTCATTCTTGATGTAGAAGTTTAAAGTTTGTAGCTTTACTGTATCAAAGAGAGAGCTTTGTTATGACTCAATGGAGTAATGAGTGTGGAATTATAATTGAGGTCAGTTTAGAATTTTGATCATTGGTATAAACAAAGCTTCTTAGTTCAGAATTTCAATCTACAAATTGTACTGTAAATTCGAAATAACCTGCATTTTCAAAGTACATATCTGACTATAGTGGAGTTACTAGTGTCTGGTTATGTGTTTCAATCTTGATGTACAAGTTAAAAGTTTGTAGCTTTATTGATCTTACTGGTGGAGAGCTTTTGTTGTGAGTGATTATATTCATTTCTACAAATTTTACTGTAAATTCGAATTAAGATGCATAATAGAATTGCACATCGAATTTAGTGGAGTCACTAGTATCTTCTTTGTAATATATTTCTTCTGTGTTTTAGTTTATATAATCAATGGAGTAGTGCGTGGTTCAATAATGAGGCCAGTTTAGGATTTTGATCATTGGGAAGCTGCTTATTTCGAATCTTTATCTACAAAGTGTCTGTAAATCCGAAATAAGATGCAAGTTCAAATTACGCATTGATTTTAGTGCAGCTACTAGTGTCTGGTGTTTAATACATTCTTGTGTGTTTTTGTAGATACAATCCGTATGTTCAGGCTAGAGGCAGGATAGATCAGCTGAAGCGATTGGGTCACAGTGTCGACAAGGTTTGGCCCCTGTTTCCTGTTTAGAGCTTAAAAAACTTACTTTGGCTTTGAAGATTGGCGTGATGAAATACTAGTCAATTTTTGTTAACGGCAATGTTTTTTAATATCAGGTTGAATACATCTTAATGGGTGGTACATTCATGTCACTGCCAGCAGATTATCGTGATTACTTTATTAGAAATCTCCATGATGCATTATCTGGCCACACTTCTGCCAATGTTGAAGAGGCAGTCGCCTACTCTGAGCATGGAGCTACTAAATGTATTGGGATGACCATTGAAACGTGAGTTTTGTGTTTAATCTTTTTAAAGATGTTAATTCTCATTGCTGCATCCGTTTGTGGATTACTTGATCTGCTCAGTCTATAAAGTTGTCTGAGATGATTGTAAATTTTGTTCTTGCAGGAGGCCAGATTACTGCCTTGGGCCACACTTGAGACAGATGCTTACTTATGGTTGCACACGGTTGGAGATTGGAGTTCAAAGTACATATGAGGATGTGGCTCGTGACACTAATAGAGGTCATACAGTAGCTGCAGTGGCTGATTGTTTCTGCTTGGCAAAGGATGCTGGTTTCAAGGTTGGTCCTAGCATCATTTGGGACttgttattttaaaatatatattgtttcaaGTTGCAGTGTCTTCTAGTCCTTCAGGTTGATTTACTTTTGTATTTCACTCTGATAATTGCAATGCTTTTGCTCTAGGTTGTTGCACACATGATGCCTGATCTTCCAAACGTAGGGGTTGAGAGAGACATGGAAAGCTTTCGAGAGTTTTTTGAGAGCCCCTTGTTCAGAGCAGATGGACTTAAAATTTATCCAACACTTGTCATCCGTGGAACTGGACTTTATGAGCTGTGGAAAACTGGAAGgtacgattttattattagttTTGAGCATAACTGTTTAACAGTTGATTACCCCATTTTGGTGTTGTAAGTTAGATGTAGGCCAATATGAAATCACTTCAGCTTCATACTATGAGATTTAAAGTCTAGGAtgccacacgcccacacctgtaaaaaaaataatgactGCTGTTACATTTTGAGCTAGATATGATTAGTCGTACAATCTATTTGCAGGTATAGAAATTATCCACCTGAGCAACTTGTGGACATAGTAGCCAGGATCCTAGCCATGGTACCCCCTTGGACACGTGTTTATAGAGTTCAGAGGGACATTCCAATGCCTTTAGTTACTTCTGGAGTTGAGAAAGGAAACCTTCGAGAGCTAGCTCTAGCTCGGATGGAAGACTTGGGCTTAAAGTGTCGTGATGTTCGAACACGAGAGGCTGGGATTCAGGTACTTTGATTGATGAAGTAGAATTCCCTCTCCTCATTTCTCTCCTTGATTGTTACTAAACCTTTTATGATTATATTAGGACATACATCACCAAATAAAGCCAGATGAAGTTGAACTTGTTCGCCGTGATTATACAGCAAATGAAGGTTGGGAAACATTTCTTTCATATGAAGATACACGCCAGGTATTCCCTCACTTCACACACGAATGGTCAATTCAATTCTGCTTTTTGCACATTCTGAGTGAGCAAATAACTTATTTATCGCTGTATTGTACACAGGATATTCTAGTTGGGTTGTTGCGATTAAGAAAATGTGGCCGAAATACTACCTGTCCTGAACTCATGGGAAAGTGTTCTGTTGTTCGTGAACTCCATGTTTATGGGACTGCTGTTCCAGTTCATGGGCGGGATGCTGGCAAGCTGCAACACCAGGTATGTTTCTTCTACATCAACTGATACAAACCAACTGTTGGGATCACCACTTGGGAATATATATCCATGTTTGTTGCTTTTAATGACTTGAGATTATAAGAGTGTATATATTCTCTCTGACATGTATATGGTCCGATTAATTCACAGGGCTATGGTACACTTTTGATGGAAGAAGCCGAACGAATTGCTAGAAGGGAGCACAGATCGACAAAGGTTGCTGTCATTTCAGGAGTAGGAACTCGTCACTACTATAGGAAATTAGGATATGAGCTTGAAGGGCCTTACATGGTTAAACTTCTTGCATAACTAGATCAAGACTTGGTGTAACACAGTTTTGTAACATCAGCAGCCGAATTGAATTTTAGTTTCAGATAAACCAATCAGTGTGTATGGGTTTTACTGCGTCAGAAATATCTAGTGTGTTTCACTTATTGTTGCCCATTACACACATCAATTCGGCTCGGTCTACAAATTTGTTCTATATAATGAGTCTTTTATCACACTCATTTAATCCCAGCCGTTAGTCATGCTTAAGTCGACTTTCACACCCTTATTCTCAACCATTCCCGCCAAACCGAGACTCCCAAAACCATCACCTTCCACCATTCTCCGAGCCTTCACACAAAGCCCACCACCTGTTCGACGAAATGCCTCACTCGCCACTCGTCCACCTCCTACTTCCGCCTACGTCCACCTCCCCTTCTGCCGCAAACGCTGCCACTACTGTGACTTCACCATCATCGCCCTCGGCTCTTCTCCTCCTTCAAACCAATCCCAAGAGGGCGACCCACGAATGGTGAACTATGTCCAACTCCTGTGCCGTGAAATCAACGCCACAAAAGCACAACACGAGCCCCACCCGCCTCTCGAAACCGTCTTCTTCGGAGGCGGCACGCCGTCTCTTGTGCCCCCAAAGCTTGTTTCTTCCGTTTTGGAGACTCTGAGGTCGAGATTCGGGCTGAGCTTGGATGCTGAGGTATCTATGGAAATGGACCCCGGGACTTTTGATGGTGAGAAAATGAAGGGGATGATGGAGTTGGGTGTGAATAGAGTGTCGTTGGGAGTTCAGGCTTTTCAAGATGAGTTGTTGAAGTCTTGTGGGAGAGCTCATGGTATTAAGGAGGTTTATGAGGCTATTGAGGTTGTCGGGTCGTGTGGGGTTGAGAATTGGAGTATGGATCTTATCTCTTCTCTGCCTCACCAGACCCCGGAAATGTGGGAAGAGAGCTTGAGGCTAACAATCGAAGCTCGGCCTCCGCATGTATCAGTATACGATTTGCAAGTGGAACAAGGCACGAAATTCGGGAGATTGTAAGTAATAGTTTGATCAAGTCTCCAGTTTTAGCTTTTATGACGATGAATGTGATATGAAAAACTGAAAAGTTGAAATGTTTTGCAGGTATACACCAGGGGAGTTCCCATTGCCGTCTGAAACACGGTCTGCTGAGTTCTATAGAATGGCGTCTCggatgctttctgatgctggCTATGAGCACTATGAAATTAGCAGCTATGGCAAGAGCGGGTTTCAGTGCAAGCATAATCAAACTTACTGGAAGAACAAGCCTTTCTATGGCTTTGGCCTCGGCGCTGCTAGCCATGTTGGCGGTGTGAGGTTTTCGAGACCCAAAATGATGAAAGAGTACAGTGGTTATGTGGAGAAATTGGAAAATGGGTTGGTGGAATGTGGTGGGAGTGAACATATTGATGCTAAGGATGTGGCCATGGATGTTGTTATGCTCTCTCTAAGAACTTCAAGAGGTCTGGATTTGAAGAGTTTTGGAGAGGCATATGGTAGCTCCCTTGTTGTTTCTCTTTGCGAGGTTTATAAACCTTATGTTGAAAGTGGGCATGTGGTTTTCTTGGGTGAGCAGAGAAGGGCCATGAATGTGGAAGAACTGAACACCTTCACACAAGACAAAGAAGAGATCGAGAGAAGTATTGCCTACATTCGTCTAAGTGATCCAGATGGTTTCCTTTTATCGAATGAATTGATATCCCTTGCATTTGCAGTTGTATCTCCATAATCCAAGTGAGTGCTTGTACCTGTAGCATCTGGTGGAAGACTGGGAAAGTAGTCCCAACTCCTGAAGACTATCCTTATTCTGAACTCTGAAGGATTTCCTATAATGGCATAACATCAAAAGACAATTCAACACCCAGCTATTTCGGACCGCAGTAAATGAAAATGGTATAGCAGATATAGGATCTTCGAGTTTGGGTCTGATAAGTGAACATCCATACACATTTAATCAAACATGATTAGCTTAAGATCAACTGAACCACGAGTTGTTGTGGTCTACCTCATTATGAGATTGCCTTTTCTTTTACATGCAGTtataggaatttttttttttagaaagcaCTTATAGGATGTTTTATTACTCATAAGATGCTTCTCCTACTATAAATTGTAATGCAAGTTCGTATGCATGGTAATCAAGttttgaaatgcaaaaccacaGGACCAAAAACAATGTACTCATCCTCATTACTCATAAATAGATGAGGAACAATGACAGCAAAGTTTGGCAAAGGATAGATCATAGTCACTCTAAATGTTAAGTGGTAAGGTTATCGAAGAAAAAGACTATCTAAAGCTAATTCTATCATCAACCACCAGAGGCTTTATTAAGAGAGGGTCAGATCTGGAGCTTCTAAAATGCTGATCTTGAATTTGTCATCTGTTGCAGCATTCTGGTGCCATATCTCCTATGTGTGTCAACATGCAGATTTACAATGTCATATGTTCGTTCGATGGCAAGTTTAGCCATTTACTCATGCAATCCTAGATCTGCTCAACTAATCCATTCTGATATCCTGGTttaaaacacaagaaaaaaCATAGTTAGAACCTAATGTTACGAATTGCTCGATTTAACACAGAATCAAAAATTAGAGCTAATATTTTTGGATTCTTCAACCAAAAAAATTGGCAGCCAATGTTATAACACCAAGTACCAAAGGCATCTTGAAGTCATTGATCCAACTTTTaagattattatttatattttccaTTAACATAGAATACATAAACTGGCATATAGATTACCGACTACGAGGGTTTCTTTTTTAGGGCATCTTTTGGGATCCGTCTGAGCTCTTGGGTTCCCTTTCTCATCTCTCTGCAAATTACATAATAATCAGGAAGTTTTTCCGCATAATGTAGATGACAATTGTAAGTGGCCCGAAGGTACCTTTGGTGTAAAAAAAGAATCACATAGAAAATAGGGAGCAGCATCAGAGTCAGTATGGAAATAGCCAGGTAGAATACATGTACTTGCTTCTGCACAAACAAAGAAGACAGTGTAACCAAATGATTATTGATCACAGATAATCTGTGCAACACACTGCTTGGATAATAAGGCAGAAGATACCAAAATGGCACAAAAAAAACCCAGTCATTGCACCAAATATTGAGCTAGTATATAGACAATGTGCATGTGTACAGCAAATATAttttgacttttgacatgACCAGGCATTTATAATGTAGAAAAAGAAAGTTTTCATAGAGGATCCTGCTCGCAAAATCTAATGCAATAAGAAACAGAAGTTTACCTGTCCTCCTCTAGAAAAGGGTTTCTGCTTTCCCGAGCAAGTGTGAGGATGACAGAACTGGTGCAAGAACAATTCTACAATACATCAAAACAAAAGCATCAGTAAAACAAGTATAACTGTATTACCAAGAGATATGGAGGGAACcgcaaaagaaaataataataataaagataGTAGAGCTTATGTTAATAACGAAGAGAACCATTAAGACGGTGTGCTGAGGGCCCATGATTGGATGGAAAACAGCTATTAGCAAGACCCTGCATtggaaaataaatatataaaaaacaaaataagattAAAGCAAGATAATGTAGTGTGGAATGAAATTTCCAAACAATTAAAGTACTGTGTGGCAACCTCACATAGGTGGCGATTCCTTGCAGTAGCTTCAGGATTGCACTTCTTTTTGCTTGACTGGGTATTCATTACAGCATCACAATGCAAAGCTCCACATAGATCAGCTAAGCACTTGCTTCCGCTCTGCATCCAATGAATACTGTAATGTGAACAACATGATTAACACAACGGTATTAATACAGCAAGTGAATACGTTATACATACTACATTCAGAAGATTGTTGTGTCTGCTGTCGAAATGCTGATCAAGAAAATTTTCGGCACGGAAGCTCTTCTTGCAGTATGCGCACTGCCATTCATTTATATCCAAATGAATCTTGTGCTGTTCCTGATCCCTAAATAGGTCATTATCAGGATGAAGGCGACACTTACTTGAGATCTCATAGCGTTCTTTTTTCACAAATGGCATCAAATACTACAGAAGACACAATCACAGTTTCCCATTTAGCACACAATCAAACATGGTACAACCTTGTTAAACCACTCGGTGTTTTTCCCATACCTCCTCAATAATCTTCCATGCCGCCCTACTTCTTTCTCTGGAACAATGTATTTCATGACGCTCTTCTTCTTGTAGAAGCCTTTTAACAAAATTGACACACATATAATGAGGTCAACCTTAGCACGTAAACTATAACCACACCAGCAATGCTATGTTAAAAGATCACAACTTTTTGCATCATACTGAAGAGAATAAGAAGAAATCcaacttttttatttattccCTACTTGTGTCTTCCAACTTTACTACTGAATTTGACCGTATAAATCCCCAATAACGAATAGCAAAAGAAACTGGCAAATTgaccaacaaaattaaaagaaaaattacctTGAAGCTGCAAAGCTTTCAGAGTCCTGGTTCACAAAATGCAGAAAACAACGTCAACTTGATGTCCAGATAGCATAATATATACTTGTATGGTAATATGCATCATGATATGAAAGAACCAAACTGAGCCAAGTTGGCTTGATCTATGCATATTAAGGTAAATTCAAGTTTCTTTGATGCTCCAAACCAAACCCTGTTTGTGATCAAAGTCTCTGGCTCTCTGCTTTGCTCAGTTCAACCAAGttcgtaatttccacaatccAATCTTTCATTGAAATAAAAACCAAAAGTCTCAAACTTTACTCCAGTCTGTGAATTTCTCTGTTGCGTGTTCTAATAACTATCACCCAATATAACCGAGGCGATAATCCAATAGCCGAAACTGAAGCTAACATGGATGAGAAGAGGTACCTGGTTTTTCTGGGCAGAACAGGATAACGATAACAGGAAAAGAATCAAAACGAATAGGCTCGTCGTGTACTTCATGTCCTTCAGTCAGAGATTGACAACAGGAACTTGGAAGAGCTTCAGAGCACCTGAGTTTCCTTTAAAAAGGACGACAGAAACATGAGTGTTGTGTACTCTTGGAGATCGAAGCTGTAGTAAAAGACCGGAACTCCCCGGTCGATAATAATATAACCCCgtgccttttctttttcatcaaattttttgtttaaatatttattttattttgattcgAGGACTCAAAAagaatttaaacaaattatttAGAAAACAAATAGGCACAATTTCTcatcataaattataaaaaatgtCACAATTTATTTCTCGATTATGaaaatatcatttcaattgattattaattaaaatataatcaACAAATTTGGAACCAATttaaaaaatagtcatttttttaatattttctgaataattttttttcttcatattatttttctttatttatctAATTTTAACTATAACTTTGTTGTTCAATGATAGATTTGAGAGTGGTTGATATCGTTAGAAAGATAtttctcccctctttcatttgatattttaTCCACTAGGAACCGACTGCCGTACAAGGTGTAGCAACCCTTGCAAGGGGTTACCGCGGTTAATGACGGTGCTCTAAGCAATTCCGGTGAAATCCGAGCTCAATATTCCATATTTctagttattctcttcattctaaGCATATTCATACCTatcttctttgaatttgaatataatttcgcatatttagacatttcaTTTAGGCATATCACACATattgtcacactacatatcacactCGTTGTCACATCTGCTGTCACACCCGCTATCACACTAACTGccgatgtcacactacctatcacattaTCTGTCACATTAtttgtcacacctactgtcacacatGTTGTCAAACTACTTATCACACTCATTATCACActtgctgtcacactacctattacacccGCTGTAACACCTGCTATCACactcgttgtcacactacatatcacaccTGGTGTCACTATACCTATCACactcgttgtcacactacatgtcacacctactgtcacactcGCTGTCACATTCGATATCACACTGTTTTATGTGAATATGTTTTGataagaagaataagaagaatgACTAATAAATAACAAACATTTGTctgttatgtgatcttgaacttcCCAAGTCAACTCATATGGTCCAAATATCGAAATTACTGTGATGTCACACCCCcagtcacactacatgtcacactaactttctGTTGTGATAAGAAGTGTGATAGCTAGTGTGACAAACGATGTGATAGCTACTGTGATAGTAATAAACTCGTTCAACATCTtttccaacaacaaaaatatgCAAACTACGAATATCAAATGTGATGTCACACCCCCAGCCACATTACccatcacactacctgtcacactatctatcacactacatgtcaaaCTAGATTTTCTGATGTGACAAGTAGTATGATAGCTAATGTGATAGACAATGCGATAGCTATTGTGATAGAATCAGCTGTAAACTCGTTCAACATATTTTCCGACTACGAAAATATGCAAAATACGAATATCAAATGTGATGTCACACCCCCAGTCgcattacctatcacactacctgtcacactatctatcacactatctatcatactacatgtcacactagATTTTCTgatgtgacaagtagtgtgatagctaATGTGATAGACAATGCGATAGCTACTGTGATAGCATCAGCTGTAAACTCGTTCAACATATTTTCCGACTACGAAAATATGCAAACTACGAATATCAAATGTGATGTCACACCCCCAGCCACATTacttatcacactacatgtcacactatctatcacactacatgccACACTAACTTTCTactgtgacaggtagtgtgatagataTTGTGACAGACAATGTGATAGCAGCAGCTGTAAACTCGTTCGACATCTTTTCTGGCAACGCGTTCCTAAAGAACCGAAgaaacgaaaaagaaaaaaattgacatggGCACCCAAAATTGCTATAAGCACCCATATCATACATCTCCTCCAATCTAGCTATTTTTTCCGGCAACTGCTGCATCAGAAACAACTCTTGTTCAGTGGACGAAGCTCTTGTTCAACACCTTGGAAACTTCAACGCCAAGCTGGGTGATGAGGCGGGGGACGGAGGCTTTGGATCTGCGTCGGCGGGAGCACATCTGAAGTACTAGCAGAGGAGCAGGGATGTCAATTTGGTTATGGAGCTTTAACGGCGGTTCCATTTCAACTCGATTTGCGACGGCGCACCGCACACCAGGAGAAATCTACAATTCACCACCACTAGCACTGTTGCGTGTCACCGACCATCGAAGATCGACGCATCTAGGTTTTTGCCGTCGGAGATCGATGGAGGATCAAGAGTCGTTCACCAGCCTCTTCAATTCGTTGACCGGCCACACGAAATCTCTGATCGCCTCTCTTCACCGACGTTGTTTCGGTCTTCCTCCGGCGATCGATTCATTTTGCTCCACAgtttcctcatcatcatcgcCGAGGCCTGCATCTATGTtggtttctctttttttttttttcttttttttagggAGAGATAGAAAATGCAATGGCATCATGTAATTTTAATAAACTTCATGGGTAACAGTTTAAGTGTTTTTTTAAAtagacttttttctaatttccaaaatttaggtgattttttttcttatttcatgTGTTAAAATAggctttttttataagaagcccaAAAAATACAAACTTAAATCTCACATTCTTCTACTCCAAAATCCTCTGTCACTATTTTTTagtatttttgaaaaaaaaaattattgtcaAAACCCGAGTTGGCTTGCCTAGAGTCCTAGACCACCTTGGCGGCCGCTAGACCCTAAAACACTTGCCATGTAATGCCTAAGCGTCGGCTAGACTGGATAGATGgctgatttttttaatattttattttgctttcgacgatttttagaacattggtaTCAGAAGCGGTGACTACTTTTATGCGTGTTTAATACCCAAAAAAAATGGCAAGCAATACTGGTAAGTATGGAGCATACTTGTTTCACTTGATTTAGTAAAAGCGTTCGTAGACATGCTGGAGCGTTTTTGCTATATCATGTGGTATAAAACAGTTGATGCCAACGAGAACAAGGATCCCTTGACAtagcttttctcttcttcgGTGAAACAGGGCAACCTTTCCTTGACCAAATCTCCCATAATCTTCATATAATCTAATCTCCGTATGCTATTGGTTCCATGAAGTGTAATTAGCACAAGTTGATGGAGACTTCTTTCTGAACCAAGCAAGTAAACTTAGATTCGGAGAAAGTATTACTAACCATCCAATTTGTCCACCTTGTCCTGCCTAAGACAAACATTGGTCAAGAATCAGAAGGCATGCATATAGTGGGTAGAAGAGCACAAGCTGAATCAAAGGCAGATGCTTTGAGTCGCAAATAGTAACAAAAAATTGATACTGGACCTGATTAAAGAACGAATTAATCAAAATGTGTCTACTCATCTGAAACTGCTTTCTAGAGTTTAACTGCAGTAGAATGAGAGAGGATCCATGGCTCACAAGTCACAATGTAAGCTTCATTAGATGAATTATACCCTTCAGACATGATAATTAACTCGTCGATTGTAATCCAAGTTTTGACCCTGTCTCCTTATGTCTTAAAACAGAAGTCATATAATCTTTGAAATCATTTTTGAGCAACATTAAAACTGATGAATAACATTATAAGTGAGTTTTTAGAGTTTGACCAATGAATTACAGATCAATTTTCTTTCTGATCAAATGCTTCATCCGTTTCCTCATCAAGCACTGACAAAAACATTGAGGATGCTTTCATAGTTGGATGAACTTGATAGTTGTCACTGAATAGCATCTTTGTCAACAATCAAGGTCTGTCTTATAATCTCCAGAAAGTTGCGAGGAAAATTTGAGGAACAGAGGTAAGTTCAGTACTCAAGTTTACCACCATAAATGTG containing:
- the LOC126795066 gene encoding uncharacterized protein LOC126795066, translated to MKYTTSLFVLILFLLSLSCSAQKNQDSESFAASRLLQEEERHEIHCSRERSRAAWKIIEEYLMPFVKKERYEISSKCRLHPDNDLFRDQEQHKIHLDINEWQCAYCKKSFRAENFLDQHFDSRHNNLLNVSGSKCLADLCGALHCDAVMNTQSSKKKCNPEATARNRHLCEGLANSCFPSNHGPSAHRLNELFLHQFCHPHTCSGKQKPFSRGGQKQVHVFYLAISILTLMLLPIFYVILFLHQREMRKGTQELRRIPKDALKKKPS
- the LOC126795027 gene encoding elongator complex protein 3, which encodes MATAVVAASAADPIRKQPRPGRGGFEAHGLSEEEARVRAIAEIVGSMVDLSRRGQNVDLNALKTAACRKYGLARAPKLVEMIAALPESDREALLPKLKAKPVRTASGIAVVAVMSKPHRCPHIATTGNICVYCPGGPDSDFEYSTQSYTGYEPTSMRAIRARYNPYVQARGRIDQLKRLGHSVDKVEYILMGGTFMSLPADYRDYFIRNLHDALSGHTSANVEEAVAYSEHGATKCIGMTIETRPDYCLGPHLRQMLTYGCTRLEIGVQSTYEDVARDTNRGHTVAAVADCFCLAKDAGFKVVAHMMPDLPNVGVERDMESFREFFESPLFRADGLKIYPTLVIRGTGLYELWKTGRYRNYPPEQLVDIVARILAMVPPWTRVYRVQRDIPMPLVTSGVEKGNLRELALARMEDLGLKCRDVRTREAGIQDIHHQIKPDEVELVRRDYTANEGWETFLSYEDTRQDILVGLLRLRKCGRNTTCPELMGKCSVVRELHVYGTAVPVHGRDAGKLQHQGYGTLLMEEAERIARREHRSTKVAVISGVGTRHYYRKLGYELEGPYMVKLLA
- the LOC126795042 gene encoding uncharacterized protein LOC126795042; its protein translation is MLKSTFTPLFSTIPAKPRLPKPSPSTILRAFTQSPPPVRRNASLATRPPPTSAYVHLPFCRKRCHYCDFTIIALGSSPPSNQSQEGDPRMVNYVQLLCREINATKAQHEPHPPLETVFFGGGTPSLVPPKLVSSVLETLRSRFGLSLDAEVSMEMDPGTFDGEKMKGMMELGVNRVSLGVQAFQDELLKSCGRAHGIKEVYEAIEVVGSCGVENWSMDLISSLPHQTPEMWEESLRLTIEARPPHVSVYDLQVEQGTKFGRLYTPGEFPLPSETRSAEFYRMASRMLSDAGYEHYEISSYGKSGFQCKHNQTYWKNKPFYGFGLGAASHVGGVRFSRPKMMKEYSGYVEKLENGLVECGGSEHIDAKDVAMDVVMLSLRTSRGLDLKSFGEAYGSSLVVSLCEVYKPYVESGHVVFLGEQRRAMNVEELNTFTQDKEEIERSIAYIRLSDPDGFLLSNELISLAFAVVSP